A genomic segment from Nodularia sphaerocarpa UHCC 0038 encodes:
- a CDS encoding alpha-ketoacid dehydrogenase subunit beta has product MAETLFFNALREAIDEEMARDATVFVLGEDVGHYGGSYKVTKDLYKKYGELRVLDTPIAENSFTGMAVGAAMTGLRPIIEGMNMGFLLLAFNQISNNAGMLRYTSGGNFKIPMVIRGPGGVGRQLGAEHSQRLEAYFQAVPGLKIVTCSTPYNAKGLLKSAIRDDNPVLFFEHVLLYNLKEDLPEEEYFLPLDKAEVVRRGKDVTILTYSRMRHHVLQAVKTLEKQGFDPEVIDLISLKPLDFDTIGASIRKTHRVIIVEECMRTGGIGAELTASINDRLFDELDAPVLRLSSQDIPTPYNGNLERLTIIQPEQIVEAVEKMVAMRV; this is encoded by the coding sequence ATGGCAGAAACACTATTTTTTAACGCTCTGCGGGAAGCCATTGATGAAGAAATGGCGCGTGATGCGACTGTATTCGTTCTTGGTGAAGATGTAGGACATTACGGCGGTTCCTACAAAGTTACTAAAGACCTATACAAAAAGTATGGCGAACTCCGAGTTCTCGATACCCCCATTGCTGAAAACAGTTTTACTGGGATGGCTGTGGGTGCAGCCATGACTGGGTTACGACCGATAATTGAAGGCATGAATATGGGCTTTTTGCTCTTAGCCTTTAACCAAATATCCAATAACGCGGGAATGCTGCGCTATACTTCCGGCGGTAACTTTAAAATTCCTATGGTGATTCGCGGCCCCGGCGGTGTGGGTAGACAGTTGGGTGCAGAACATTCCCAACGGCTAGAAGCTTACTTTCAAGCGGTTCCTGGGTTAAAAATTGTTACCTGTTCTACACCCTACAACGCTAAAGGATTACTAAAATCGGCTATTCGTGACGACAACCCAGTGTTGTTTTTTGAACACGTTCTGCTTTACAACTTAAAAGAAGATTTACCAGAAGAAGAATATTTCCTACCTTTGGATAAAGCAGAAGTTGTGCGTCGGGGCAAAGATGTCACAATTCTTACTTACTCACGGATGCGCCATCATGTCTTGCAAGCCGTGAAAACTTTAGAAAAACAAGGTTTTGATCCAGAAGTTATTGATTTAATATCACTCAAGCCTTTAGATTTTGATACCATCGGGGCATCCATACGCAAAACCCATCGAGTCATTATCGTGGAAGAGTGTATGAGGACTGGCGGTATTGGTGCAGAATTAACCGCCTCTATCAATGACCGCTTATTTGATGAGTTGGATGCGCCAGTGCTGCGGCTTTCTTCTCAAGATATCCCCACACCTTACAACGGCAATTTGGAACGGTTAACAATTATTCAACCAGAACAAATCGTTGAAGCTGTGGAAAAAATGGTAGCTATGCGAGTTTAA
- a CDS encoding CO2 hydration protein — protein sequence MVTKSKKPFLHPLSEYIERLQKGGALLPDSPDNVLEVVGILKSYGVVLDAYSKNLIYIAEHQFLIFFPFFKYFNGEITFSKLMHHWWHDRINFEYAEYCMKAMMWHGGGGLDQYLDTPEFQERAQVVIQAKFKNNPIIMGMNQLFPDFLTEMLRVSAYYTGLGQFWRVMADMFLDLSDRYDRGEIKTIPEVVEHIKQALVADAITPITYAVKIKDQVYDIIPKSAGLTFLADTAIPYVEAVFFRGTPFHGTVSYNAQAYQIPLDQSRFQYGALYADPLPIGGAGIPPTLLMQDMRHYLPDYLHKIYRRSLRGEDDLRVQICISFQKSMFCVTTATILGLMPYPMDTQDVSEQTANQVYLEKWMTRLETSRLEDVNQN from the coding sequence ATGGTAACTAAAAGCAAAAAACCTTTCTTACATCCTTTATCTGAATATATCGAACGCCTACAAAAAGGAGGCGCATTACTTCCTGATAGCCCAGATAATGTACTAGAAGTAGTCGGCATACTCAAAAGCTATGGCGTAGTTTTAGATGCCTATTCAAAAAATCTTATTTATATTGCCGAACATCAATTTTTAATATTTTTCCCATTTTTTAAATACTTTAATGGAGAGATTACATTTTCCAAATTAATGCACCATTGGTGGCATGACAGAATTAACTTTGAATATGCCGAATATTGTATGAAAGCCATGATGTGGCATGGTGGTGGAGGACTAGATCAATATTTAGATACACCAGAATTTCAAGAAAGAGCGCAAGTAGTTATTCAAGCCAAATTTAAAAATAATCCCATCATCATGGGAATGAACCAACTATTTCCTGACTTCTTAACGGAAATGCTGCGCGTCTCTGCTTACTATACTGGTTTAGGTCAATTTTGGCGGGTGATGGCTGATATGTTCCTGGATTTATCAGACCGCTACGACCGAGGCGAAATTAAAACTATACCTGAAGTTGTAGAGCATATTAAACAAGCATTGGTAGCAGATGCCATAACGCCTATTACCTACGCTGTTAAAATTAAAGATCAAGTCTATGACATCATTCCCAAATCTGCGGGTTTAACTTTTTTAGCAGATACAGCCATACCTTATGTAGAAGCGGTATTCTTTCGAGGAACTCCTTTTCATGGCACAGTTTCATACAATGCCCAAGCATATCAAATTCCTCTAGATCAATCTCGATTTCAGTATGGCGCACTATATGCCGATCCTTTGCCTATCGGTGGTGCTGGTATTCCTCCCACTTTGCTGATGCAGGATATGCGTCATTATCTTCCCGATTATTTACACAAAATTTATCGTCGCAGTCTTCGCGGTGAAGATGATTTACGAGTTCAAATTTGTATCAGCTTCCAAAAATCCATGTTTTGTGTGACTACGGCCACGATTTTGGGGCTGATGCCTTATCCTATGGATACTCAAGATGTATCTGAACAAACGGCTAATCAAGTCTATTTGGAAAAATGGATGACTAGGTTGGAAACTTCGCGTTTAGAGGATGTGAATCAGAATTGA
- a CDS encoding NADH-quinone oxidoreductase subunit M: MLSALILLPLLGAALIGFWPAQMSGKLSRRVALLLAILIFLWTILLAIKFNPAEVNQQFAEFIPWIDSLGLNYNLGIDGLSLPLLLLNGLLTCIAIYSSDASVQRPRFYYSLILLLSAGVTGAFLAQDLLLFFLFYELELIPLYLLIAIWGGTRRSYAATKFLIYTAVSGILILASFLGMVWLSGSASFALESLDTSTLSLTTQLLLLGGILVGFGIKIPLVPFHTWLPDAHVEASTPISVLLAGVLLKLGTYGLLRFGMNLLPEAWTYLAPWLATWAVISVLFGSSCAIAQTDMKKMVAYSSIGHMGYILLAAAAATPLSTLGAVMQMVSHGLISALLFLLVGVVYKKAGSRDLDVIKGLLNPERGLPVIGSLMILGVMASAGVPGMVGFISEFIVFRGTYAVFPVQTLISMIGTGLTAVYFLILMDRAFFGRLSAQVSNLPRVFWSDRIPAVILAVLIVIFGIQPAWLVRWTEPTITAMVNTHNVIAEVSLDQGTGE; this comes from the coding sequence ATGCTGAGTGCATTAATTTTACTGCCATTATTGGGTGCAGCTTTAATTGGTTTCTGGCCTGCACAAATGAGTGGGAAACTTTCTCGCAGAGTGGCTTTGCTATTAGCTATTCTCATTTTCTTGTGGACAATTTTACTAGCAATAAAATTCAATCCGGCAGAAGTCAATCAGCAGTTTGCCGAGTTTATCCCCTGGATAGATTCTTTGGGCTTGAATTATAATTTAGGAATAGATGGTTTATCTTTGCCGTTGTTGCTTTTGAATGGACTGTTAACTTGTATTGCCATTTACAGCAGTGATGCATCTGTTCAGCGTCCGAGATTTTATTACTCTTTAATCCTGCTGTTAAGTGCTGGGGTTACAGGAGCATTTTTGGCACAAGATTTACTCTTATTTTTCCTGTTTTATGAACTGGAATTAATACCTCTATATCTGTTAATTGCCATTTGGGGTGGTACAAGACGCAGTTATGCAGCCACAAAATTCTTGATTTATACGGCTGTTTCTGGCATCTTAATTTTGGCAAGTTTTCTGGGTATGGTGTGGCTGAGTGGTTCTGCTAGCTTTGCACTAGAAAGTTTAGATACCTCAACGTTGTCTTTGACAACACAGCTGTTACTACTAGGCGGAATTTTAGTCGGTTTTGGCATTAAAATTCCCTTGGTTCCCTTTCACACCTGGCTACCAGATGCCCACGTGGAAGCTTCTACACCCATTTCTGTACTGTTGGCGGGAGTGTTATTGAAGTTAGGAACTTATGGCTTACTGCGCTTTGGGATGAACTTGTTACCAGAAGCTTGGACTTATTTAGCTCCTTGGTTGGCAACTTGGGCTGTAATCAGTGTACTATTTGGCTCATCCTGTGCGATCGCACAAACAGATATGAAAAAAATGGTAGCCTACAGTTCCATTGGACACATGGGCTACATCCTCTTAGCGGCGGCGGCGGCTACACCTTTAAGCACCTTGGGCGCTGTCATGCAAATGGTTAGCCACGGTTTGATTTCCGCACTGCTGTTTTTGCTGGTGGGGGTTGTTTACAAAAAAGCTGGTAGTCGTGACTTAGATGTAATTAAAGGACTGCTGAACCCAGAACGGGGTTTACCCGTAATTGGTAGTTTAATGATTTTAGGAGTCATGGCCAGCGCTGGTGTACCGGGAATGGTGGGCTTTATTTCCGAATTTATTGTTTTTCGGGGTACTTATGCAGTTTTTCCAGTGCAGACCCTCATATCTATGATTGGGACAGGGTTAACTGCCGTTTACTTTCTAATTCTGATGGATAGAGCCTTTTTTGGGCGATTATCGGCACAAGTATCCAACTTACCCCGCGTATTTTGGAGCGATCGCATACCTGCCGTCATATTAGCAGTATTAATTGTAATTTTCGGCATCCAACCCGCTTGGTTAGTGCGCTGGACAGAACCGACAATAACAGCAATGGTTAATACCCATAATGTAATAGCTGAGGTGTCCTTAGATCAGGGAACTGGGGAATAG
- a CDS encoding NAD(P)H-quinone oxidoreductase subunit F encodes MDQFLFSTSWCVPFYSLIGALVTLPWGMGIIQRTGPRPAAYLNLLTTIVGFAHSLLVFKHIWDQEPEILVINWFQAADFNLSFALELSPVSIGATVLITGLSLLAQVYALGYMEKDWSLARFFALVGFFEMALSGLAISDSLFLSYALLEVLTLSTYLLVGFWYAQPLVVTAARDAFLTKRVGDLLLLMGVVTLSTIAGSLNFSDLYEWAQTAKLSPLTSSLLGLALIAGPAGKCAQFPLHLWLDEAMEGPNPASVMRNSLVVGGGAYVLYKLQPILALSPIALDTLVVLGTLTAVGATLVALAQTDIKRALSHSTSAYMGLVFLAVGLEQGGVALMLLLTHAIAKALLFMSSGSVIYTTSTQDLTEMGGLWSRMPATTTAFIVGSAGMVTLLPLGSFWSMLAWADGLVHVSPWVIAVLVLVNGLTALNLTRVFRLIFWGEPQQKTRRAPEVGWQMALPMVSLTVVTLLLPLMLQQWYVLPNWESIDWYILLLLVSSTLIGVGIGSTMYLHKAWSRSRILVWRFMQDLLGYDFYIDRIYKLTIVNAVALLSKFSAWSDRYLVDGFVNLVGFATILGGQGLKYSISGQSQGYVLTILVVISVLGFFISWSLGLLDKLPF; translated from the coding sequence ATGGATCAGTTTCTATTTTCAACAAGTTGGTGCGTGCCATTTTATAGCTTAATTGGCGCACTTGTAACTTTGCCGTGGGGAATGGGAATCATTCAACGTACAGGCCCTAGGCCGGCGGCATATTTGAACTTGTTAACGACTATTGTGGGTTTTGCCCATAGCCTGTTGGTATTTAAGCACATTTGGGATCAAGAACCAGAAATTTTGGTAATTAATTGGTTCCAAGCTGCGGATTTTAACTTATCGTTTGCTTTGGAACTTTCACCAGTCAGCATCGGGGCTACAGTTTTAATTACGGGATTAAGTCTGTTAGCACAAGTATATGCCCTGGGATACATGGAAAAGGACTGGTCGCTGGCGCGTTTCTTTGCTCTAGTGGGCTTTTTTGAAATGGCGCTGTCTGGTTTGGCTATCAGTGATTCTTTGTTTTTGAGCTATGCTCTTTTGGAAGTTCTCACCCTTTCTACTTATCTATTAGTGGGCTTCTGGTATGCTCAACCGCTCGTAGTGACGGCGGCGCGAGATGCTTTTTTAACGAAGCGGGTGGGAGATTTACTACTGTTAATGGGCGTAGTGACGCTTTCGACTATAGCAGGTAGTTTGAATTTTTCTGACTTATATGAATGGGCGCAAACGGCTAAATTAAGTCCACTGACATCGAGTTTACTGGGTTTGGCATTGATTGCGGGACCGGCTGGTAAATGCGCTCAATTTCCGTTACACCTGTGGTTAGATGAAGCGATGGAAGGTCCAAACCCGGCTTCAGTGATGCGGAATTCTTTGGTTGTCGGTGGTGGTGCGTATGTATTGTATAAACTTCAGCCAATATTAGCTTTATCCCCTATTGCGTTAGATACCTTAGTTGTGCTGGGGACTTTGACGGCTGTGGGTGCAACATTGGTGGCACTGGCGCAAACTGATATTAAGCGCGCCCTCTCCCATTCTACGAGTGCATATATGGGCTTAGTGTTTTTAGCCGTGGGTTTAGAACAAGGTGGTGTGGCCTTAATGTTGCTGTTAACTCATGCGATCGCCAAAGCACTATTATTCATGAGTTCCGGTTCAGTCATTTACACCACTAGCACCCAAGATTTAACAGAAATGGGTGGATTGTGGTCACGGATGCCAGCCACCACCACAGCCTTTATTGTCGGTTCTGCGGGCATGGTAACATTACTACCACTGGGCAGCTTCTGGTCTATGCTGGCATGGGCTGACGGCTTAGTTCATGTTAGCCCTTGGGTAATTGCCGTCTTAGTATTAGTCAACGGTTTGACAGCCTTGAACTTAACGCGAGTATTCAGATTAATCTTTTGGGGTGAACCACAACAGAAAACCCGCCGCGCCCCGGAAGTCGGCTGGCAGATGGCATTGCCAATGGTTTCACTAACTGTAGTGACTTTACTCTTACCTCTAATGTTACAGCAATGGTATGTCCTGCCCAATTGGGAAAGTATTGATTGGTACATCTTATTATTGCTAGTTTCCTCTACTTTGATTGGGGTAGGTATAGGGTCTACAATGTATCTGCATAAAGCATGGTCACGCTCCAGAATCCTGGTATGGAGATTTATGCAGGACTTATTGGGTTATGATTTTTACATTGATAGAATTTATAAGCTGACCATAGTCAATGCAGTTGCCCTGCTATCGAAGTTTTCTGCTTGGAGCGATCGCTATCTCGTTGACGGTTTTGTAAACTTGGTAGGATTTGCCACAATTCTCGGCGGACAAGGTTTAAAATACAGCATTTCTGGTCAATCTCAAGGGTATGTGTTGACCATCCTCGTAGTGATTAGCGTTTTGGGCTTTTTTATTAGCTGGTCATTAGGTCTACTGGATAAATTACCCTTTTAA
- a CDS encoding carbon dioxide-concentrating mechanism protein CcmK: protein MPIAVGMIETKGFPAVVEAADAMVKAARVTLVGYEKIGSARVTVIVRGDVSEVQASVSAGVEAARRVNGGEVLSTHIIARPHENLEYVLPIRYTEAVEQFRT from the coding sequence ATGCCAATTGCAGTTGGAATGATTGAGACTAAAGGCTTTCCAGCAGTAGTAGAAGCTGCTGACGCGATGGTTAAGGCCGCGCGTGTTACGTTAGTAGGATATGAAAAAATTGGTAGCGCTAGGGTAACCGTAATTGTGCGGGGAGATGTATCTGAAGTGCAAGCTTCGGTTTCTGCCGGCGTTGAAGCGGCCAGAAGAGTTAATGGTGGTGAAGTATTATCAACTCACATCATTGCCCGTCCCCACGAAAACCTAGAATACGTCTTGCCGATTCGGTATACGGAAGCTGTAGAACAGTTCCGAACTTAA
- a CDS encoding carbon dioxide-concentrating mechanism protein CcmK, with the protein MSIAVGMVETLGFPAVVEAADAMVKAARVTLVGYEKIGSGRVTVIVRGDVSEVQASVGAGVESVKRVHGGEVLSTHIIARPHENLEYVLPIRYTEDVEQFRENVNAIRPFGRRP; encoded by the coding sequence ATGTCAATCGCAGTAGGAATGGTAGAAACTCTGGGCTTTCCAGCAGTAGTGGAAGCGGCTGATGCGATGGTGAAAGCCGCGCGTGTTACTTTGGTGGGCTACGAAAAAATCGGTAGCGGTCGAGTTACAGTCATCGTTCGTGGTGACGTTTCCGAAGTACAAGCTTCTGTGGGTGCTGGAGTAGAATCAGTTAAACGAGTCCACGGTGGAGAAGTACTATCTACCCACATCATTGCTCGTCCCCATGAAAACTTGGAATACGTCCTACCAATTCGTTATACCGAAGATGTAGAACAATTCCGGGAAAATGTCAACGCGATTCGTCCTTTTGGTAGAAGACCGTAA
- a CDS encoding EutN/CcmL family microcompartment protein, which translates to MQIAKVRGTVVGTQKDPSLRGVKLLLLQLVDEEGNLLPSYEVAADTVGAGADEWVLVTRGSAARQILGNEQRPLDAAVVAIIDTIHLENRLMYSKKEQYR; encoded by the coding sequence ATGCAAATTGCCAAAGTTCGTGGCACAGTAGTCGGCACACAAAAAGATCCAAGTCTTCGAGGTGTCAAACTACTGTTGTTGCAATTAGTCGATGAAGAAGGAAATCTCCTGCCTAGCTACGAGGTAGCAGCAGATACCGTAGGTGCAGGAGCCGATGAGTGGGTACTAGTCACTCGTGGTAGTGCCGCTCGTCAAATTCTCGGTAACGAACAACGTCCATTGGATGCAGCAGTAGTGGCGATTATTGATACCATTCATTTGGAAAATCGCCTTATGTACAGCAAAAAAGAGCAGTATCGATAA
- a CDS encoding ribulose bisphosphate carboxylase small subunit → MVVRSTAAPPTPWSRNLAEPKIHESTFVHPVANIIGDVRIGANVIVAPGTSIRADEGTPFFIGENTNIQDGVVIHGLDQGRVIGDDQNQYSVWVGKNVSITHMALIHGPAYVGDDAFIGFRSTVFNARVGAGCVVMMHALIQDVVIPPGKYVPSGSIITSQHQADRLPNAEVADQQFAHHVVGINQSLRTGYRCAADSKCIAPIRDEIAKSYTNTGITVLELERSSEVSSNSLGAEMIEQVRYLLDQGFKIGTEHVDERRFRTGCWQSCQPIQPGSMGEAIAALESCLRDHSGEYVRLFGIDNGRRRVLETIIQRPDGVISAIKSSGFKTPTSNGNGNGRYSTNGNGHVASSGKLSSETIDQIRSLLSSGYKIGTEHVDERRFRTGSWNSCKPIESTSANEVIAALEECIESHQGDYVRLIGIDAKAKRRVLESIIQRPNGQVAPTDTKKSFSSSYGTATATATATATATATSTKLSTEAVDQIRQILAGGYKVSAEHVDQRRFRTGSWASCGQIDTKSDREAIAVLEGYLAEYPEEYVRLIGIDTKAKRRILETIIQRP, encoded by the coding sequence ATGGTAGTCCGCAGCACGGCGGCACCCCCAACCCCGTGGTCGAGGAATTTAGCCGAGCCAAAAATCCATGAAAGCACATTTGTACATCCGGTTGCCAACATTATTGGAGATGTACGGATAGGCGCAAATGTAATCGTCGCTCCGGGGACCTCGATTAGAGCGGATGAAGGTACACCTTTTTTTATTGGTGAAAATACTAATATTCAAGATGGTGTAGTAATTCATGGATTGGATCAAGGCCGAGTAATTGGCGATGACCAAAATCAATACTCGGTATGGGTGGGGAAAAATGTTTCTATTACCCACATGGCATTGATTCATGGGCCGGCCTATGTAGGAGATGATGCCTTCATTGGTTTTCGTTCCACGGTATTTAACGCTAGAGTCGGTGCAGGCTGCGTCGTGATGATGCACGCTTTAATTCAAGATGTAGTAATTCCTCCAGGTAAGTATGTACCTTCGGGATCAATCATTACTAGTCAGCATCAAGCTGACCGTTTGCCAAATGCTGAAGTTGCGGATCAGCAGTTCGCTCATCATGTGGTGGGAATAAATCAGTCATTGAGAACTGGTTATCGGTGTGCTGCGGATAGCAAATGTATTGCACCCATTCGGGATGAGATTGCTAAATCTTATACAAATACTGGTATTACTGTTTTAGAGCTAGAAAGGAGTAGTGAAGTGTCGAGCAATAGCTTGGGTGCAGAAATGATAGAACAGGTACGTTATCTTTTAGACCAAGGGTTTAAAATCGGGACAGAACACGTAGACGAAAGACGTTTCCGTACTGGTTGTTGGCAAAGTTGCCAGCCGATTCAACCAGGATCAATGGGTGAAGCGATCGCAGCTTTAGAAAGCTGTCTGAGAGATCATAGCGGCGAATATGTCCGGCTGTTTGGCATTGACAATGGTAGACGGCGCGTGTTAGAAACCATTATTCAACGCCCCGATGGTGTCATCAGCGCGATTAAATCGAGCGGATTTAAAACACCTACTAGTAATGGTAATGGTAATGGTCGTTACAGTACTAATGGCAATGGTCACGTTGCCAGCAGTGGCAAACTGAGTAGCGAAACCATAGACCAAATTCGTAGTTTGCTGTCAAGCGGTTACAAAATTGGTACAGAACACGTAGATGAACGGCGTTTTCGGACTGGTTCCTGGAACAGCTGCAAACCCATTGAATCGACTTCTGCAAATGAAGTGATTGCCGCTTTGGAAGAATGTATAGAATCGCATCAAGGCGACTATGTGCGCTTAATCGGCATTGATGCCAAAGCTAAACGGCGAGTTTTAGAAAGCATTATCCAAAGACCCAACGGACAAGTTGCCCCAACTGATACCAAAAAATCCTTCAGCAGCAGTTATGGCACAGCTACAGCTACAGCCACAGCCACAGCTACGGCTACAGCTACCAGTACCAAATTGAGTACTGAAGCAGTAGACCAAATCCGGCAAATTTTGGCTGGTGGTTATAAAGTGAGTGCTGAACACGTAGACCAAAGACGTTTCCGTACAGGTTCTTGGGCTAGTTGTGGTCAAATTGATACCAAATCCGACAGAGAAGCGATCGCCGTCTTGGAAGGATACCTCGCTGAATATCCCGAAGAATATGTGCGTTTGATTGGTATCGACACCAAAGCCAAACGCCGAATCTTAGAGACGATTATCCAACGTCCTTAA
- a CDS encoding transferase, with product MSVPPLHLCNNFDSYTSGEVTIHPSAVLAPGVILQAAVNSKMIIGPGVCIGMGSILQVTEGTLEVEAGANLGAGFLMVGQGKIGANACVGSATTVFNCSIEPGTVIPPGSILGDTSRKIEDTQQLESCPNNGANTSSEAQPEAENSLEIDEETVMSSTTISAKTYWKFKHQSTSSSESSPTSSSQPTPVEPAPVESPPVEPPPVESPPVEPPPVEEKTNATNSIPQKSKSSQRPTASPNSFGNHIYGQGSINRLLVTLFPHRQTLNDSISDDQSE from the coding sequence ATGTCTGTGCCGCCACTGCACCTTTGCAACAACTTCGACTCTTACACGAGTGGCGAGGTGACTATTCATCCCAGCGCAGTACTTGCACCTGGCGTGATACTTCAAGCGGCCGTAAACAGCAAGATGATCATCGGCCCAGGGGTCTGTATTGGTATGGGGTCAATTCTCCAAGTTACTGAAGGAACCCTAGAGGTAGAAGCAGGAGCAAACTTGGGAGCCGGTTTTTTGATGGTTGGCCAAGGCAAAATTGGCGCAAATGCTTGTGTTGGTTCAGCAACCACAGTTTTTAACTGTTCTATTGAGCCAGGAACTGTGATTCCCCCAGGCTCAATTTTGGGAGATACCAGCCGCAAAATTGAGGACACACAACAACTGGAATCATGCCCTAATAATGGTGCTAATACCAGTAGCGAAGCACAGCCAGAAGCAGAAAATAGTTTAGAGATAGATGAGGAGACAGTCATGTCCTCAACTACCATCTCAGCAAAGACTTACTGGAAATTCAAGCACCAGTCTACTTCCTCTTCTGAGTCATCGCCTACATCGTCAAGCCAGCCAACACCTGTAGAACCAGCACCTGTAGAATCTCCACCTGTAGAACCTCCACCTGTAGAATCTCCACCTGTAGAACCTCCACCTGTAGAAGAAAAAACCAACGCTACTAATTCCATTCCCCAGAAATCAAAATCTAGTCAGCGTCCCACTGCATCGCCTAATAGTTTCGGGAACCACATTTATGGGCAAGGAAGTATAAATAGATTATTAGTTACATTATTTCCCCATAGACAAACCTTAAATGACTCGATTTCTGACGATCAGTCTGAGTAA
- a CDS encoding BMC domain-containing protein yields the protein METSSQHSLSTIRKSRRRDSLKNTALGLVSTSSFPAIVGTADMMLKSAGVHLVGYEKIGSGQCTAIVRGGIADVRLAVEAGVQTAEQFGQLVSSLVIPRPYPNLEIVLPINSRLSKLMEEGNQSSLSNLAIGLVETRGFPAMVGACDAMLKAADVHLAAYEKIGAGLCTAIIRGTVANVAVAVEAGMFEAERIGELNAVMVIPRPLDEMENTLPLASCWIEHREPLNMPVNVEEQVAQIEVLQLPDLSQIPAKFAEEVTEEIWKDE from the coding sequence ATGGAAACATCTAGTCAACACTCTCTTAGCACAATTCGGAAATCCCGCCGCCGAGATAGTCTGAAAAATACTGCTTTAGGTTTAGTCTCTACCAGCAGCTTTCCCGCCATAGTTGGGACAGCAGATATGATGCTGAAGTCGGCTGGTGTTCACCTAGTGGGGTATGAAAAAATTGGTAGTGGCCAGTGTACGGCTATTGTCAGGGGTGGAATTGCTGATGTCCGTCTGGCGGTAGAAGCTGGTGTTCAAACTGCTGAACAGTTTGGTCAATTGGTTTCTAGTTTGGTAATTCCTCGACCTTATCCTAACCTGGAAATAGTATTACCTATCAATAGCCGCCTGAGTAAATTGATGGAGGAAGGTAATCAAAGCAGTTTAAGTAACTTAGCCATTGGTTTAGTGGAAACGCGGGGCTTCCCGGCGATGGTGGGGGCTTGTGATGCTATGCTCAAAGCGGCTGATGTTCATTTAGCAGCTTATGAAAAAATTGGTGCGGGTTTGTGTACAGCAATTATTCGTGGCACTGTGGCTAATGTCGCCGTAGCAGTGGAAGCGGGAATGTTTGAGGCAGAACGCATTGGGGAATTGAATGCAGTTATGGTGATTCCTCGTCCACTGGATGAAATGGAGAATACTTTGCCTTTAGCCAGTTGCTGGATTGAACACCGCGAACCATTGAATATGCCTGTGAATGTCGAGGAACAGGTGGCTCAAATAGAAGTGCTACAGTTACCTGATTTATCCCAGATACCAGCCAAATTTGCCGAAGAAGTCACTGAAGAAATATGGAAAGATGAATGA